The Calypte anna isolate BGI_N300 chromosome 3, bCalAnn1_v1.p, whole genome shotgun sequence genome segment CACGCTTTGGCCAGAGCTGTGGGTTGGGTGGAAAGCAGGGATCAGGTGATGCTGACAGTGCTGGTGTGGGGATTCAGagtcagagaatcatagaattttcagggttggaagggacctttaagatcatctcattccaacccccctgccatgggcagggacacttcccaccagctcaggttgctcagagccctctccaacctggccttaaaaacttccagggatggatggggcttccaccacctctctgggcaacctgtgccagggtctcaccaccctcatggggaagaacttcttcctaacttccaatctaagcctcccctcctctagtttgaatccattcccccatgtcctatccctctctgacatcctaaaaagtccctccccagctttcttgtagccccttcagatactggaaggccacaataaggtctcctcagagccttctcctctccagactgaataaccccaactctctcagtctgtccccATaccagaggtgctccagccctctgatcatcctcctggccctgctctggactcactccaggaCATGGTACATGACCCAGTGCTGGTAGAAGGACTAAGGAGCTGGGGGATGCACAAAGGCACCAGTGAACAGATTCTGCTGGGTCACCCAACCCAAAGCAAGGGTGGAAGCCAGAACTGGGGCTCCTCTTCTCATTCCCATGCAGCAGGGATGAGACCCTAAATTATGTCCTAAACCATATCCTAAATTTTTAGGGACATGATTTGAGAAGAGGCAACTGGGATGTAGGAGATCTTGGTTGTTCAAGTTGCATTCCCTGGATCATTATTTTacttaggttttatttttaatctcaaaaCAAGCATGATGTCCCTCAAGAGAGGTTGCACACTCCCCATTTCCCAGGAAAGTTTATCACAGAATGACAGCATGGTTTGGcttgaaagggacctttaaaggtcatctagtccaaccccctgctctCACCTTTTTGCAGGATTCATCCCTGAATTCAGTTGCTGGTCTTGCTCACAATGACATGATCAGCTTTATCTGATTCATTCCCACCAAGTTAGGTTAGAACATCATCAGGGCCACTTTGGGGAAAGCCCATTTACCTCTTGCTCACAATAAAAGGCTCCTCCTTGGACAACAGAAACTGAATTTACATTAGCATGACATAAACTGCAGCCTGGTAGGTATTCCATAGGTCAAGCCACCAAGGAGGTAACTGCCCTCCTTTGCTTTCAGATCCTTTGGAGAGCTTGGCTCCAAGCCCTTCTTAGTGTACAGCTTCAAAATGGCATCATGGAACCAAAGTAGGGTTGCAGAAACCTCACATACTTTTGTGTCTTGTTCACCATTCCCCCCTCACCATGTCCTACAGGAAATCATGCTGGAAGGGATCTTGGAAAGAAACTTAAGTGCACCTGTAGCCTCTTGCTCAGCCCCTCTACTTGAATCCCTCCTGACTGGAAATCCTCTAACCCATTCCTGAAGATCTGCATGTTGGAATGAAGTTGTTATTCTCTTCTGTGGCCAAGAGGGGGAtgacaaaaatttatttttttatttatttattcttatttatttcttctttgaaacCATTGTGTCTTTTAGACTCTGAAGATTTTCTCCATCCCATCATATCAGGGTCTTGACATCAACCTGACACTTACTGCCTCATGTTTAACTTGTTGCTCAATGACAAGTGTCTTCCCAAGGGACAATTCTCTCCCCACCTAAGGCAGATGATTTCCCCTTCTTCAGCTCAAAGGTTTGTACACATCTTGACTGACCAGGATCTTATGCATTtcataattatatattattatattctttgtttttccaatGCTCAAGGCCCCTACCAAGACCTGCCAATACCCAGCCTGCTAATCCAATCTCATCCTCCCCATGCTCTAAATAGGACTTTTCCCAGCAACTATTTGCCCACCACCTCACAATTTCATTTCTAGACCCCTTTTTCAAGCATGAAAGATTCACCTGAAACTATAGCAAAAGCTTTAAGAGCATCAAGAACACACCTCAGGTCCATCTTCTGACTACAAATCCCACCAAGGAGCAGCATTAACTTATCCTGGCATTTGTTATTGCTTTATTGTGATACAACTTTTGCTtgattctctgtccctgaagCTTTCTGGGAGCTATGCCTTtccctggctttttttttttttttaattccccactaatttttaatttttttttatatctctttccagttttctgcaCCCATCCTCCAAGGTTTCCCAGAAAGAATGAAATCCATTGGTTGAGTTCAACTTCTCCCAGTCATCCAAACCCAAGACACCTGGAGCTGACTTTGGCATTTCTGACTTGCTTTGGACTCACATCAGGCACATTTAGACTACAGCTGATTTTTATTCATGTTAACACCAATAATCTTACCTCCTGCAGGTGCTCAGTCTTAGTCCCAGCTACACTGGGTGAGAATCACGACCTAAAGGAATCCAAAGTTTGTTTCACATGATTTGCATGGAATATTTCTTCAAGAGAAAAACTTTTCCAGGCTGTTTTCCCATGGGATCTTCTCTATTTAACCCCCAACACTGTAATTCTCAAGAAAACTGGCTTGATTAATATCTATTCTGAGGTCTCcttcctagatttttttttcctatcataAACTCCATCATCCTTTTTATCCACTCTGGATAAAGGAAgtttttccatccctggaaacattccaggtcagggGCCCTGAGTAACCTCATCTacttgaagatgtccctgctgactgcagggggttggactccatgaccTTCAAAGCTCCCTCCCAACCTAAACTCTTCCATGATTCATTCCAAGTCTCCCTCCTGGGCATTCCCAGCCTTTGTGCCTCCACATCCCAACAAACATCCATCTGCTGCCTTCCATTTCCTAAGCTGCTGAGCTCCAAACCCCTCTGGCACAGACCTATCCCTCCTTCCTTGTACATCAGGGATTTGAAGTCCACTTGAGATGCTGGAGAACCTGGTGGCTGCTCTGCCCACCATCCAGATTCCCAACTGCCCCTGTGGAGCATCCAGAGACCCAAAGATCTCCAAGGAGCAGGGAGCATGAGAATCAatattgctgatttttttgtgggtttttgttttgtttttcctttgttagcAAAGTTAGCAAAATTCCCCCAAAAAAACATCTCCCAAGAGCTCGAACAAAGGGAACAAGGAGGGAGCCACCAGCATGTGGGGGACCAGCAtgtggaggaggcagagggcCACAGCCTAGATGCTAAAATAAACCTGAATTTTACCCTACCCTGGAGCTCCTCCTGGTGTCTTTTCATAGGAAATACAGTATTAGCAATTCCCCTGCTAAAAAAGAGGTCTCAGCAGAGTAAGAGATGGTTCTAAAAGGCCAACGTGGCCAAATGTCCTCACTGCTCCCAGCCGTGACCTGTGAGGAAGAACAGCCTCCATAAGTCAGGGCGTAGTGAGATGACAATATCCCCACTCCTACAAcaagaatcagagaatcacagaatgtttaggttggaagagaccaagatcacccagtccaacctttggttaacaccacagtcaactactaaaccatgtcctgaaggaccaggtccaaacgccatttaaatccctccagggatggtgactccaccactgtcctgggccattccattgcctgacaaccctctcactgaaaaaaatatttcctagtATTTTTAGGCAACATTGGAACTGCAGGAATTACTGGGGAGCGTTTTATAAGCACTGAGGCACCTTCCCAGAAATCTGGTTCCTACCATCACCCTGAAAAAGGTATCTGTGTATTTTTGGCATGTTTTTCCTGCCCAGGAACTTTGTAGCCTGAAGCCACCAGGACGATGGCCATGCAGGAACAGAGTGTGCTGGCTCagcttccctcccaccccacaaAGCTCAGGGCTGGAGCTCAGTAATAAAATGAGACAACCATGAACATCTGGGTGTTTAACTCACcaagctttggggtttttcaggGCTGTAGGTCTGAGGTTACTCTGCAGAAGAGCATTTTCTGCAATACATCCAACCAGAGATCTTCAGGAAGCTGCAAACAAGCAAAATCCTCtccaaaactgaaaatgctgTTCCAGGAGGGGAGTGTAGAAATCAGGTTTTCTTAGTTCAAGAGGTTTGCAGAataatcaaagaatcatagaacagtctgggttggaagggattttaCAAGTTCAGCTGGCTCCAACCCccagtgccatgggcagggacacctcctagggatgctccaagccccatccaacctgggctgagacactgccagggatggggcagccacagcttctctgggaaacctgggccaggggctcaccatcctcatagtgaatttcttcctaatatctcaacCTCCTCTCTTCCAAGTTGAAACCActcccccctcatcccatccctccaggcccttgtcagaaatccctccccagctttcctggagccccttcaagTACCAGAATGTGCTCTTAAGAATCTCTggcctgtatctggaacagcgtggccagcaggtccaaggaagggattctgcccctgtgctcagccctggtgaagccacagcttgagtcctgtgtccagttctgggcccctcagttcaggaaggatatcgaggtcctggagcaggtccaaaggagggcaaccaggctggtgaagggactcgagcacagaccctatgaggagaggctgagggaactgaggctgttcaggctggagaagaggaggctcaggggagacctcatcactctctacaactccctgaaaggaggttggagccaggggggggttgggctcttttcccaggcaactctcagcaagacaagagggcagggtctcaagttgtgccaggggagggttaggttggatattagaaaggatttctttctggagagggtgatcagacattggaatgggctgcccagggaagtagtggattctccgtgtctggagatatttcaaaagagactggatgtggcactcagtgccatggtctagcaaccacaacgatggttcaagggttggacttgatgatctctgaggtcccttccaacccagccaattctatgattctatgattccttggagccttctccaggatAACAAATGCTACCAAGTCCTCTTAGCCACCAAGGTGTGTAGCTTTGTGTCATTTGTGGTGGCCCTATTATATTCATACGAGCATGACCCCAGAGTGAAGGCAGGAGACCAACCCCCCATGTGCCCTGGGCAGGTCCTTCCCACATGCTGGGATCATAAATCCCAGCAGGGCCATGAATAAAGTTTAGAGATCAAGCTAAGCCATGGGTGATGGAAGAGATCAGGCTACACTTGCTGTCAAATCACCAGAAAGAATCTTCCATaagatgggaaaaagaaaaataaaataaagggaaataaagTAATAAAGTTTCActaagagcagcagagctccacCACTGCTACTGAACATTGGATTCCTATATCctgatatttttattcaaagGCTCTTCAACTATTGCCACCAAAGCTAAAAACAATACATTAAGAATATCTCTAAGTTGCACTtatgcttttccttttggctCCTTGCAGAAACAAACCTCTTCCCAAATGATGCTGCCATTTGAAGACAGCAAGAGGAAGAGCTTCCAAAAGTCCCAACTTTTTGGTGCACAGCAAGGAAGGACTTTAAAGTGCATGGACTTGAGCTCCCCAATGTTCAGCTCAGCCAGGAGAAATATTCAAGATGAGAGTTGGAAGCAAATACAAAGAGTGTCCAGACTGAGAGTCCACCAGAACTTGGGTTTTTCCACCCAGAAGCTCAGATTAAGAAGATGATGTCATCAGACACCATGATCTGGTTGTCATCTTGCATGTGGGCCAGTGCTGTCTTCACTTCAGGCAGTGAGAAGGGCTCAGGGTTCTCATGGTTGATGGACTCCATCATGTTCTTTAGACCCACAGACTGGGCATGGGAAGTTCTGAAGACCTCCAGGAGGGCAGCCTTGAATGCTTTCAACCTGGTCAGGCAAGAAGAAACCCCACTCAGAAGTAACCCCACTCAGACCATAcaaaagtcacagaatcacagattggcttgggttggaagggaccttaaagctcatccaattccaacccccctgcatgggcagggacacctcccaccagcccacgTTGCTCCAAAGTTCTTCCCAGCCCAGAACACCTCATCCCTTTCCCATTCCagaagcagcacccagcaggaaAGCCAAAACTGGAGCTGCCATCACCCACCACGCATCTCCAGCATCAGACATGAGTATGGACCCATCAGAAGGGGTAGGACATGGTGGGACAAacacctcctccagcccccacTCACCTTGGCTCAGCCAACTCCAACTTCTTCGCTTCGCCAGCAGCTGAGGCTTCAGGGGTCTTGGGAGTGTGTGCCTGGACtggaacagaaagaagaattaCCTTCAACCTGTCTGGTGGCCAAGCACCCAGAAGGCAAAACCAGCTGGGATGGATGACATCAAACTGTCCCTCCCAACAAGCTGCAGGAGCTTGGAAGAGGAgaggtaaaaacaaaacaaatcaaaccccccccaaaaaaatcagCACTCTCGATTCTCATGTCCCACACAGCCAGGGAAGGTCTCCAAAAATAATTCATCTGGATTTGTGAGGCTGGATGGTGCCACATCAAGGACTACCCAAGTGATCCTAAGCAAGCCATGGCTTCTCCCCATGTCCAGAAAGCCATCAGCACCCTGGGGACGCAGGTGCCAGAGAAACCCCAGGGACTCACCCTCTGGCATCTCCTCCTCAGCATCACTGAAGTCATAGGGGTCATAGgattccccctcccctcctgtgcgtgccttcttcctcctggggagggggagaaaaggtcacttctgctccagctgaagGGCAGATATAAGGAtcccccctcaccccaaacccATTAACCCACCGCTGCCAAGAGTGTCCTCCTACTACAAACTAGGGGGGGTGACCCACTAGTTTAATCAAAACATGGGAGTATTTCCCTTAGGCCAGCAACCACAGAAGGAGCTGGTGTCCCTTCTGTAATGCTCCTTCCTCCCTTGGTCTGGTTCCCACCTCCTCATCCTGCGCTCCTCCTTGGGCTGGGAATCCTcatcctcttccttctcagtCTCTGAATCATCCTCTGCCTTCTTCCTGcgtttcttctccttctccagcacctGTGCAACCAAGGCAGGATGGACTCAGCTCCATTTCCTCCTCAAGCTGCTTTTTAGGGGCCAACCCTGAGGGACCCAAGATCCCACAGCTGCCCCATCCATCCCTATGTTGTCACCAAGGAAGGACCCCACAAGGCTCAGCCTGTGCCAAACCCACCCCTTTCAAGGACACTTTTAGGATCTCCTGAGTGCTGAGGGACACCTTTCCCCCCACCTTTTTGAAGTAGGCAAACTGCACCAGCTCCAAAGCTGcctcagcatcctgcagatCAACAGTCTTGTTCATCCTGGCCTTGGCATGGGCTGCAGAGAGGCGGATCAGGGTCTCCAAGGTCCGGGCTGTGACAGGAGATGTCTGGgggagaaaagacagaagaagcTGATTCCCACCATGGCATCCCAGAAAGGGTGGAAAGCACCCTTAAAGGGAGAGGGGGAGCCTGGGCCTCAAGTTTGTTTTGGTGTCTTCTTTCAAAGGAACACAGAAGCACTGAGTCtagaaaggacctctgagatcatcaagtccagcctatgacctaacactcCCACCTTGGCTATTCCATagcactaagtgccacatccagtctctgaacacctccaggaataGTGACTACACGTGacaggacaaaaggaaatggcctAAAGTTGTACcagaggtttaggttggatattaggaatgGTTTCCTCATGGAAAGAGTTGTCCTGGGATAAGCTGCCCAAGGCAGCggtggagtcaccacccctggagaaAAAgtcatgtagatgtggtgctgagggacaagATTTagtggtggccctggcagtgTTGGATCAGCAATTgggacctgatgatcttaaaggtcttttccaaccaaacctATTCCATGATTCCCTCCCCCTGGCCTgtcagggagctgctcctggggctcacCCTGGCAATGTCTGAGTTCATCTGGTTCTGGCTGCGCAGGCGGGAGTACTCCTCTGCTATGTAGCTGGCTGACTCCTGGGTCAGGACAGGTTTAATCATCTTTGCCACGTGGATGTACTTCCTCATGAACTCCATGCTGACAATCTTCTCCCTGTTGGGGGAACGCAGCTGCATCCGTATCCTCCAAAGCCAGGATCAGAAGTGGAGCTTCCCACTTTTTACTCTTTGGGTGCACATGGGGAACTCAGTTCCAAGAGATGTTCCCCACCTGCCTGGCATCAAAGACCAAACCCAGAGCAGAGTTCCCTTGGCATCCTGCCTACAGTCCTCCCCATGGACTCCCTGACAGCAACaaccagctgctgcctggataCTCAAGCCAAACCCATCAACTCCAGAGTGCTGGAAACCCTCAGAGAGCTCAAGGGGACAGAGGATGAAGGACTCACTTGCGGCGGTTGGGCCCATGTAGGAGGTCATCATGTTTCTCATACACTTGGAGCTCTTGCTCTTCCTCCTGCACGAAGTCAGGGTCCTCTGTAGCCAGGATCTCCACGGCACTGCCCAGAGGCATGGCTGGGGAAGGAACCATCACAGAGAACAGCTTTCAGCCTCTGGAACAACCACCAAAAGCAATCCTCGACAAAAGACAGGGATGCAGAACCCAAAGAGCTGCCACCAAGAGGGTGACAACCTGCTAAAGAAGGCCAGGACTGAGGAGCAAGGAAGGACACAGCAGTTACAAGCATCTCACCATCCCCATCCTGCTCGTTGGGGTTACGGTAGCGATGCATCCGCAGCACGTGGTCTGAGATCTCCCTGTCCTGCTCAGGGTCCATCTGGTCCAACACAATGAAGAGGAGATCAAAACGGGACAGCAAGGAGTCCTGCAGGCCAATGTTCTCCATGGGTGTCTTGTACTGGTCGTACTGCAAGGAGATGAGATTCCAGGTTACAGGAGACTCTCATGGGTCAGTCTTGGCTGTCAGGGAGGCAGACCTGAGGCCAGACTTTAAAGGATGAATGTTCAAGCAGCTTGATCCCACACTAAACCCATCCTGCTGCAATAGTGAGGTCTCAATTCCCCATCCTGGAAAGTGGACATAGCTCTCATttgcaaggaaaatatttaaccTTTGTGATCCCAGCTAAGACACCAAGAGCCAGTCCCAGGCTTGTCACCAGCATGAGGGCCCACTGGGCTGCCACAGGACACCCAGGCAGAGCCAAACCCCACGAGCTCCTCTTTCCTCCAGGAAACCCATGAGCAACAACAAAGACCAAACCAGCCAAGCCTTCACGGATCCCCCATCTCAGCAAGAACCAAGACACTGGTTTTGGAGGACATTTGGAGGAGCTGTCTCCTCCCCCCAAActtctcacagcatccttcagCACAGAGGGGGCTGGGGAACACCAGCACTTACCCGTCCATAGACAGGGTTGGCAGCTGCCAGGACACTGCAGCGGGCGTTGAGGCGGGCATGGATTCCAGCCTTGGAGATGGTGACCCGGCCCTGCTCCATCACCTCGTGGATGGCCGTGCGGTCAATGTCAGACATCTTGTCAAACTCATCGATGCACACCACCCCCCTGTCAGCCAACACCATGGCTCCTGCTTCCAATCGACGTTCACCTGGGATGGGGTGGAAGAAAATGAGGGTCACCCACCGTTTCAGCAGCCCCAGGtgtctccagccccttcccccatAGCACCATCCCCATCACTAGACTCAacttcagagctgcagcaccctTCAGGGCCACCCAACTTGACACTTAGGATGAGGAGCAAGCCCTCGAGGAAGACAAGAAgatccaggctgctgctgcccctcacATGGGGTGTACCAAGTAGAAGAGGAGATGACCAACATTGAACAGAGATGGATAAAACACCCCCAGACACCACTGTCACGGCCAGAAAGCTTCTGGATGAAACACATCCTACAACTGTCACTGCAGAAAGGACCAACAGCAGTGCTGGATGTTGCAGAGCTCCTCCCAGGTGTTAAGAAGCATCTCCCTGACAGCTCCCACTAAGAACCAGTTTGGTCCTCACCAGTTTCTTGGTCCGTGGTGACAGCAGCAGTCAGACCAACACCAGAGGAGCCTCTGCCCGTGGTGGGGATGGCGCGGGGTGCGGTGCTGAGCACGTAACGCAGCAGCTGAGACTTGGCAACAGAAGGGTCTCCTGAAATGGAGAAGACCATGTTTAAACAGCCCACATCACCTGGGTACTCTGCCAAATTTGGGCTTCTCAGAGTAGGTGTCAGGAGGAAGGAGATCCAAGTTGGTTTGCTCAGAAAATAAGGTGATGAGATGgtttcctttttgcctttccttgaCAACCCAATGGGAAGAGGTGGAGAAGATGGAGCTGCAGTTTTGATGATGGGAGCAGAGAAGTGGGGACAACTTGGAACACAGGAAATCCCAAATGGAGGgtagaagaaaaggaaatctcCTTGAAGGTGGGCCACTATCCCACAGGCAGTGGgatcccatccctggagatgtgcAAAACCAACTAGACAGGATCCAAAGTCTACCAAGCTCTGCCCTGAGCCCACACTTGGACCAGTGGCCTCCAGAGGTCCTATCTAACCCCCATTACTCTATGAAACCAAGCCCAGGAAAGCACTGCTTCATCTCACACCCCCTGACAGCCCCAACTGAGGGTGTTTCTCCCCAGCCTTTCCAGACCTATCAGCAAGATGTTGATGTCTCCTCGGATGCGGCTCCCGTTCTCCAGGACCTTCTCCACCCCTCCAAGCAGCATGCAGAGAATGGCCTTCTTGATGTACTCATGGCCATGGATGCTGGGAGCCAGGGATCTTGCCAGCTGGTCAAAGATATCCTAGGGCAGAGGAGGCAAAGGCCCATCAGATGGACTGTAGCAAGTAAGAACAAGGAGAACCCCTCCACAGGACCATTTGAGCAGAAAAAGAGCTTATTCCTATCACAGACCCACATGGATGAAAATCATTTCGAAAGGAGAAGACCATCTGCCAGAGTTTTCCTCCAATGGGGCTCTAGACCCCACTGATCAGGGGTCATTTAGGATCTAGATGGTCCTAGATCATCCTGACTACCACGGTCACCCAAGCAAGCACTGGAAACAGCAACCCCTTTGAGAGCAAAGCTCTCTCCTCTCCATGCTATGAAAGAAAGATCTGAGCACAAGACCAGGTTGGGACACACATCCATATCTTGCTCTTGATTTgtgtctgaagaagaaaagagggaatttCTTCTCCTGAAGAGACCCTGCTGGCATGGtcaagacacacacacacacacacagcacagagctccttCTCAACAAAACACAACTCAATCAAAGCCTaagcagaaaatgcaaagaaaatgaatggaaaaCCCAGCAATGTTGCTAAGTAGGTGGAAGAGCTACTTGCAACCCAACAAGAGGGTTCCTTAACCACACGCCAAGCCTTAAAGCTGCTCTAGCTGAAACTTCCTACTCTGACAGAAGCCTAACTCCTAGATGTGGGCTTCTACAAACCTTGGAGCGATTCTTGCTGAATCTCTTGATCTTGGCAACATCAGCAGCAGAGTAGAGAGGTCGGACGTCTTTGTTCATCTGCTTGACATGGCAGGCAATGAGGATAGTCCTGGAGAAAAGACACAACCATGGTCAGGAGTGCAAACCCCACAGAGCCTACAGGTCATAGCAACAACACAGCAGGAACATCCAAAAGGTCATCACTTGGTGGAATGGTAGAAGAcacatccctggaaacattgcaggtcaggttggatggggctctgagcaacctgatcaagctgaagatgtccctgctcactgcagggggttggactaaatgacctttgaaggtcccttccaacccaaaactgTTCAGgttctattctatgattttctctAGGAAGTCTTGGAGGGAGCTGGAAAGCTCCAAGACCTGCAGCCCCTTCTATCTGACTACTGAGCCATCAATGGAACATCTTTGAGACCATCCAACCTCCTCTGTGCAACCCAGGGCTGCAATGACCACcagcctgccccagcccctcagttcaggatggatatcgaggtcctggagcatgtccaaaggaggcaaccaggctggtgaagggacttgaggacagatcctatgaggagaggctgagggagctgggggtgttcagcctagagaagaggaggctcaggggagacctcatcactctctacaactccctgaaaggaggttggagccaggggggggttggttccttttcccaggcaactctcagcaagacaagagggcagggtctcaagttgtgccaggggaagtttaggttggatattagaaaaaacttctttatggagagggtgatcagccattggaatgggctgtccagggaagtagtggattctccatgtctggagatctttaaaaagagactggatgtggcactcagtgccatgggctgggaactgcagtgggagtggatcaagggttggacttgatgatctctgaggtccctcccaacccagccaattctatgattctatgattcctgaGATGCAACTTGACTAAAAAGGTTGGGAGGGTTGAAGTCAAGGCAACAGAAGGCTCACCTGAAAGTCCCTGAAGTGTAACCCCCTTTCTTTCCCGGCAGGCAGCGATAGGTTCCCACCACCTGGATGCGGTCCCCAGGTTTCACCCTGTCCACCAGATCATCATCTAAGATGACATCTACTGAGCGAGGCAGCTGCCCTGCTGGGGCTTTTTCAGGCATCTCCTGGATGGTAATGGTCTGATGGTCCTTGTAGACTGAGAGGCCAAACTCTGTCTCTAGAGGGTTATTGTCTTCATCCTAAAGGAGAGACCCAAATAAAAAGGACAGCACCATTTAACAGGAGCAGAGGTGGGGAGacagcctgcagcagccaaCATGCCCAAAACTGGGAAAGGTTGCTT includes the following:
- the MCM3 gene encoding DNA replication licensing factor MCM3 is translated as MAAADGLEDAELREAQRDYLDFLDDEEDQGIYLGKVRDMISDNQYRLLVSINDLRRKNEKRASRLLSHAFEELIAFQRALKDFVASVDATYAKQYEDFYIGLEGSFGSKHVSPRTLTASFLSCIVCVEGIVTKCSLVRPKVVRSVHYCPATKKTIERRYTDMTSLNAFPSSSVYPTKDEDNNPLETEFGLSVYKDHQTITIQEMPEKAPAGQLPRSVDVILDDDLVDRVKPGDRIQVVGTYRCLPGKKGGYTSGTFRTILIACHVKQMNKDVRPLYSAADVAKIKRFSKNRSKDIFDQLARSLAPSIHGHEYIKKAILCMLLGGVEKVLENGSRIRGDINILLIGDPSVAKSQLLRYVLSTAPRAIPTTGRGSSGVGLTAAVTTDQETGERRLEAGAMVLADRGVVCIDEFDKMSDIDRTAIHEVMEQGRVTISKAGIHARLNARCSVLAAANPVYGRYDQYKTPMENIGLQDSLLSRFDLLFIVLDQMDPEQDREISDHVLRMHRYRNPNEQDGDAMPLGSAVEILATEDPDFVQEEEQELQVYEKHDDLLHGPNRRKEKIVSMEFMRKYIHVAKMIKPVLTQESASYIAEEYSRLRSQNQMNSDIARTSPVTARTLETLIRLSAAHAKARMNKTVDLQDAEAALELVQFAYFKKVLEKEKKRRKKAEDDSETEKEEDEDSQPKEERRMRRRKKARTGGEGESYDPYDFSDAEEEMPEVQAHTPKTPEASAAGEAKKLELAEPRLKAFKAALLEVFRTSHAQSVGLKNMMESINHENPEPFSLPEVKTALAHMQDDNQIMVSDDIIFLI